A genomic stretch from Acetobacter ascendens includes:
- a CDS encoding DUF4142 domain-containing protein — protein MKKMYFLVAALCVATPALAESLPERTGINSVMGIAPKTDDFIQGVVWSDLFEIQSSQQALSEPSLKDFASKMIEDHHKTSAELKQIVSDNNLNNTLPVDVDESSQKKLDTLHGLHGESFVRQYREDQITAHENALSLFQRYAKNGDNPGLKKWAASTVPTLEEHLRLAKNLPQ, from the coding sequence ATGAAAAAGATGTACTTTCTTGTTGCGGCTTTGTGTGTTGCTACGCCAGCGCTTGCCGAATCTTTGCCAGAACGGACAGGCATTAATTCTGTAATGGGGATAGCCCCTAAAACAGATGATTTTATTCAAGGAGTTGTATGGAGCGATCTTTTTGAGATTCAATCCAGCCAACAGGCTCTTTCAGAGCCTTCGCTTAAAGATTTTGCGTCTAAAATGATAGAAGATCACCACAAAACATCTGCAGAGCTCAAGCAGATTGTGAGTGATAATAACCTGAACAATACGTTGCCGGTTGATGTTGATGAATCAAGCCAAAAAAAGCTTGATACGCTCCACGGGCTTCATGGTGAAAGTTTTGTGCGGCAGTATCGGGAAGATCAGATAACAGCGCATGAAAATGCTCTCTCGCTTTTCCAGCGTTACGCAAAAAATGGGGATAATCCTGGCTTGAAAAAATGGGCAGCCAGCACGGTGCCAACACTTGAAGAGCATCTGAGATTGGCAAAAAACTTACCTCAGTAA